Proteins found in one Bacillus subtilis subsp. subtilis str. 168 genomic segment:
- the nhaK gene encoding Na+/H+ antiporter (Evidence 1a: Function from experimental evidences in the studied strain; PubMedId: 15849754, 16021482, 16850406, 28420751; Product type t: transporter), with translation MDIFLVVLVLLTIIAISNIVNRFIPFIPVPLIQVALGILAASFPQGLHFELNTELFFVLFIAPLLFNDGKRTPRAELWNLRAPILLLALGLVFATVIVGGYTIHWMIPAIPLAAAFGLAAILSPTDVVAVSALSGRVKMPKGILRLLEGEGLMNDASGLVAFKFAIAAAVTGAFSLAQAAVSFVFISLGGLLCGVVISFLIIRFRLFLRRLGMQDVTMHMLIQILTPFVIYLAAEEIGVSGILAVVAGGITHAVEQDRLESTMIKLQIVSSSTWNIILFILNGLVFVILGTQIPDVISVIFNDTAISNMKVIGYILVITFTLMLLRFLWVLFFWNGKWFFNKDQNIYKPGLRSTLLISISGVRGAVTLAGSFSIPYFLEDGTPFPERNLILFLAAGVILCTLVIATVVLPILTEKEEEDEERNKKLLTARRKLIKTALQTIKEDMNETNKTASLAVIAEYNEKMKNLRFQQYTSSNRIKKHERKVRAQGVKAEQEALMKMLERGDIPEETANVLQERFNELEILYANPFKVGLSKTRLKRLMYWIFFGEHKKPEMSILNEAGLIRATRVKTAKAAIEYLEKHKTDEHKEVFLSVITFYKQLIFRLEHSHHELKSSAHFENQKLEVKLKAVQAIRNEIQTLFEEREISRDISHELRQYINDVEAAMLEGGE, from the coding sequence TTGGACATATTTTTAGTTGTGCTCGTATTATTAACGATTATTGCGATTTCTAATATCGTGAACCGGTTTATTCCGTTTATTCCGGTGCCGCTGATTCAAGTGGCTCTTGGGATTCTTGCCGCCTCATTTCCACAGGGACTTCATTTTGAATTAAACACCGAATTGTTTTTTGTTCTTTTTATCGCGCCTCTGCTATTTAATGATGGAAAGAGGACACCGCGGGCAGAGCTTTGGAATTTAAGGGCTCCGATTTTATTGCTTGCACTCGGCCTTGTATTTGCGACTGTGATTGTAGGCGGCTACACGATTCACTGGATGATTCCTGCTATTCCGCTGGCAGCGGCCTTTGGACTTGCGGCCATTCTTTCACCGACTGATGTCGTCGCTGTCAGCGCATTATCAGGAAGAGTGAAAATGCCAAAAGGGATTCTTCGCCTGCTGGAAGGTGAGGGGCTGATGAATGATGCATCAGGTCTGGTGGCCTTTAAGTTTGCGATTGCAGCGGCAGTGACTGGTGCATTTTCATTAGCACAAGCGGCTGTCAGCTTTGTCTTTATTTCTCTCGGAGGCTTGCTGTGCGGGGTTGTCATTTCATTTTTGATTATTCGTTTTCGCCTATTTCTGCGCCGCCTTGGCATGCAGGATGTCACGATGCATATGCTGATTCAAATTCTGACGCCGTTTGTGATTTATTTGGCAGCTGAAGAAATCGGCGTTTCGGGCATTTTAGCTGTTGTAGCTGGCGGTATTACCCATGCGGTTGAACAGGATCGTCTGGAATCAACGATGATCAAGCTGCAAATCGTCTCCTCAAGTACGTGGAACATTATTTTATTTATTTTGAACGGCCTGGTCTTCGTTATTCTCGGCACGCAAATCCCTGATGTTATTTCTGTTATCTTTAACGACACTGCCATCAGCAACATGAAGGTGATCGGCTATATCCTAGTCATCACATTTACATTAATGCTCCTTAGATTCCTGTGGGTGCTGTTCTTCTGGAACGGCAAATGGTTCTTTAATAAAGATCAGAACATCTATAAACCGGGTCTTCGTTCGACGCTGTTAATTTCGATTTCCGGTGTGCGTGGAGCAGTAACGCTTGCAGGTTCTTTTTCCATTCCGTATTTCCTGGAGGACGGTACGCCGTTTCCGGAAAGAAATCTGATTCTCTTTTTAGCAGCCGGCGTCATTTTATGCACGCTTGTCATTGCCACCGTTGTGCTGCCAATTCTGACTGAAAAAGAAGAAGAGGACGAGGAACGAAATAAGAAGCTGCTGACGGCGAGACGCAAGTTGATCAAAACAGCCCTTCAAACGATTAAAGAGGACATGAATGAGACAAACAAAACGGCCTCTCTTGCGGTGATAGCTGAATACAATGAGAAAATGAAAAATCTTCGTTTTCAGCAGTATACATCATCTAATCGCATTAAGAAGCACGAGCGAAAAGTCCGTGCGCAGGGGGTTAAGGCTGAGCAAGAGGCGCTGATGAAAATGCTGGAGCGGGGAGACATCCCGGAAGAAACAGCAAATGTGCTGCAAGAACGATTTAACGAGTTGGAAATTTTGTATGCCAACCCGTTTAAAGTCGGGTTATCAAAAACAAGGCTCAAGAGGCTGATGTATTGGATTTTCTTCGGTGAACATAAAAAGCCGGAGATGTCGATTTTAAATGAAGCGGGATTGATACGGGCAACAAGAGTGAAAACGGCAAAAGCAGCGATAGAATATCTGGAAAAACATAAGACGGATGAGCATAAAGAAGTGTTTTTATCTGTCATTACATTCTATAAGCAGTTAATTTTCAGGCTGGAGCACAGCCATCATGAGTTAAAATCAAGTGCCCATTTTGAAAATCAGAAGCTGGAAGTGAAGCTGAAGGCTGTGCAGGCGATCAGAAATGAAATTCAAACGCTCTTCGAAGAGAGGGAAATTTCCCGGGACATCTCCCATGAGCTTCGCCAATACATTAATGATGTCGAAGCCGCCATGCTTGAAGGCGGCGAATAA
- the yvgO gene encoding exported stress induced factor (Evidence 1c: Function from experimental evidences in the studied genus; PubMedId: 11988534, 22307285, 25217289; Product type f: factor), with protein sequence MKRIRIPMTLALGAALTIAPLSFASAEENPAPKMSQTTTAGTTAADVGLNVNLDVLGIANQIADAIKSAQNRDGFVKNLMESSFYASGQKYNVMVFNLSQEYEDHLNGVQFYGSAVYDGITYGIWVFEDGTFTNKGDGGWINWAFRGWFDRDGSTVAFHRP encoded by the coding sequence TTGAAACGTATTCGTATCCCAATGACACTTGCTCTTGGTGCCGCTTTGACAATTGCCCCTTTGTCCTTTGCTTCCGCTGAAGAAAATCCTGCTCCGAAGATGTCGCAGACAACTACTGCTGGAACAACTGCCGCTGATGTAGGTTTAAACGTCAACCTGGATGTACTTGGAATTGCCAACCAGATCGCTGATGCCATCAAATCCGCACAGAATAGGGATGGCTTTGTGAAAAACCTCATGGAGTCTTCCTTCTACGCGTCCGGCCAAAAATATAACGTCATGGTCTTTAATTTAAGCCAGGAATATGAAGATCATTTGAACGGTGTGCAATTTTACGGCTCAGCCGTTTACGACGGCATTACGTATGGCATTTGGGTATTTGAAGATGGAACCTTTACAAACAAAGGCGATGGCGGCTGGATCAACTGGGCCTTCAGAGGCTGGTTCGACCGGGATGGCAGCACTGTCGCATTTCATCGCCCTTAA
- the cysJ gene encoding assimilatory sulfite reductase (flavoprotein alpha-subunit) (Evidence 1a: Function from experimental evidences in the studied strain; PubMedId: 11445163, 12169591, 16267287, 22720735; Product type e: enzyme), translating to MQLQVMNSPFNQEQAELLNRLLPTLTESQKIWLSGYLSAQSVSAQEAAGTPAAAVSAEAPAPAVSKEVTVLYGSQTGNAQGLAENAGKQLEQSGFQVTVSSMSDFKPNQLKKVTNLLIVVSTHGEGEPPDNALSFHEFLHGRRAPKLEDLRFSVLALGDSSYEFFCQTGKEFDQRLEELGGKRISPRVDCDLDYDEPAAEWLEGVLKGLNEAGGGSAAPAPAAASQTGESSYSRTNPFRAEVLENLNLNGRGSNKETRHVELSLEGSGLTYEPGDSLGVYPENDPELVELLLKEMNWDPEEIVTLNKQGDVRPLKEALISHYEITVLTKPLLEQAAQLTGNDELRELLAPGNEENVKAYIEGRDLLDLVRDYGPFSVSAQEFVSILRKMPARLYSIASSLSANPDEVHLTIGAVRYDAHGRERKGVCSILCAERLQPGDTLPVYVQHNQNFKLPKDPETPIIMVGPGTGVAPFRSFMQEREETGAEGKAWMFFGDQHFVTDFLYQTEWQNWLKDGVLTKMDVAFSRDTEEKVYVQHRMLEHSAELFEWLQEGAAVYICGDEKHMAHDVHNTLLEIIEKEGNMSREEAEAYLADMQQQKRYQRDVY from the coding sequence TTGCAACTTCAGGTAATGAACAGTCCGTTTAATCAGGAGCAGGCAGAGCTCCTTAACCGCCTTCTGCCGACCTTGACCGAATCCCAGAAAATCTGGCTGAGCGGATATTTATCCGCTCAATCTGTTTCCGCCCAAGAAGCTGCGGGTACGCCGGCGGCAGCTGTGTCAGCGGAAGCACCGGCACCGGCCGTTTCAAAAGAAGTGACCGTTCTTTATGGTTCACAGACGGGAAACGCACAGGGGCTTGCAGAAAATGCCGGCAAGCAGCTTGAACAGAGCGGTTTTCAAGTGACCGTCTCATCCATGAGCGATTTTAAGCCGAATCAGCTGAAGAAGGTAACCAATCTTTTAATCGTCGTCAGTACGCATGGAGAAGGCGAGCCGCCTGATAACGCGCTGTCGTTTCATGAATTTCTGCACGGAAGACGGGCGCCTAAGCTTGAAGACCTGCGCTTTTCCGTTTTGGCGCTTGGTGACAGTTCGTACGAATTTTTCTGCCAGACAGGGAAAGAATTTGATCAACGCTTAGAAGAACTCGGCGGAAAACGGATTTCTCCGCGCGTTGATTGCGATCTTGACTATGATGAACCGGCAGCCGAATGGCTTGAGGGTGTATTGAAAGGATTAAATGAAGCTGGGGGCGGAAGCGCCGCGCCTGCGCCGGCGGCTGCGTCACAAACCGGTGAGTCTTCGTATTCCAGAACAAACCCGTTTCGGGCTGAAGTGTTAGAAAATTTAAATTTAAACGGCAGAGGATCAAATAAAGAAACACGCCATGTGGAGCTGTCTCTTGAAGGATCTGGCCTGACTTACGAGCCTGGTGACAGCCTCGGCGTCTATCCGGAAAACGATCCGGAACTTGTCGAGCTGCTCCTTAAGGAAATGAATTGGGACCCGGAAGAAATTGTGACGCTTAATAAGCAAGGTGATGTCCGACCGCTGAAAGAAGCGCTGATTTCTCACTATGAGATTACCGTTCTCACAAAACCGCTTCTTGAACAGGCAGCCCAGCTGACAGGGAACGATGAGCTTAGAGAGCTTTTAGCCCCGGGAAATGAGGAGAATGTAAAAGCCTATATTGAAGGGCGCGATTTGCTTGATCTCGTCCGTGACTATGGCCCATTTAGTGTATCTGCGCAGGAGTTTGTCTCGATTTTGCGAAAAATGCCTGCCCGCCTTTATTCGATTGCAAGCAGTTTATCCGCAAATCCGGATGAAGTGCACTTAACAATCGGCGCAGTCCGCTACGATGCGCACGGCCGTGAACGAAAAGGCGTCTGCTCGATTTTGTGCGCGGAACGACTGCAGCCGGGAGACACACTGCCGGTTTATGTACAGCACAATCAAAACTTTAAGCTTCCGAAAGACCCTGAAACACCGATTATCATGGTGGGCCCTGGGACAGGCGTCGCACCTTTCCGTTCGTTTATGCAGGAGCGTGAGGAGACGGGAGCGGAAGGAAAGGCATGGATGTTCTTTGGCGATCAGCACTTTGTCACGGATTTCCTTTACCAGACAGAGTGGCAGAATTGGCTCAAAGACGGTGTGCTGACAAAAATGGATGTGGCGTTCTCACGTGATACGGAAGAAAAAGTATATGTGCAGCACCGCATGCTTGAACATAGCGCAGAATTGTTTGAATGGCTTCAAGAAGGAGCGGCTGTTTACATTTGCGGAGATGAAAAGCACATGGCGCATGACGTCCATAACACATTGCTTGAAATTATCGAAAAAGAAGGCAATATGAGCCGCGAAGAGGCGGAGGCTTATCTTGCCGATATGCAGCAGCAAAAACGCTATCAGCGTGATGTATATTGA
- the helD gene encoding transcription factor (Evidence 1a: Function from experimental evidences in the studied strain; PubMedId: 11544244, 24520113; Product type f: factor) yields MNQQDKEWKEEQSRIDEVLKELEKKERFLETSAGGLKHDIIGLRKSFWEDVKVNFDDAHEAIETMASIKQQAELLSDREHNHRRMDQQLKRIHQLKKSPYFGRIDFIENGEEQAERIYIGLASCLDEKEEHFLIYDWRAPISSLYYNYSPGKAEYEVPGETIEGEMVLKRQFMIKNGTLKAMFNTDMTIGDEMLQEVLSHHSDTQMKNIVSTIQKEQNQIIRNEKSKILIVQGAAGSGKTSAALQRVAYLLYRHRGVIDAGQIVLFSPNFLFNSYVSSVLPELGEENMEQATFQEYIEHRLGRKFKCESPFDQLEYCLTETKGGDFPTRLAGITWKAGLSFQQFINEYVTRLSSEGMIFKNIIFRGQKLITKEQIQSYFYSLDQNHSIPNRMEQTAKWLLSELNKLEKKERRKDWVVHEAELLDKEDYLDVYKKLQERKRFSESTFNDYQREQQLLAAIIVKKAFKPLKQAVRLLAFLDVTQLYLQLFSGWGGKFQHEKMDAIGELTRSAFTDNKLLYEDAAPFLYMQDLIEGRKKNTKIKHLFIDEAQDYSPFQMAYMRSIFPAASMTVLGDINQSIYAHTINGDQRMDACFEDEPAEYVRLKRTYRSTRQIVEFTKAMLQDGADIEPFNRSGEMPLVVKTEGHESLCQKLAQEIGRLKKKGHETIAVICKTAHQCIQAHAHMSEYTDVRLIHKENQPFQKGVCVIPVYLAKGIEFDAVLVYDASEEHYHTEHDRRLLYTACTRAMHMLAVFYTGEASPFVTAVPPHLYQIAE; encoded by the coding sequence ATCATCGGATTAAGAAAAAGCTTTTGGGAGGATGTTAAGGTTAATTTTGATGATGCCCATGAAGCGATTGAAACGATGGCTAGCATTAAGCAGCAGGCAGAGCTGCTGTCTGATCGGGAACACAATCATCGGCGCATGGATCAGCAGCTCAAACGAATTCATCAATTGAAAAAATCGCCTTATTTCGGCCGGATTGATTTTATTGAAAACGGCGAGGAGCAGGCAGAGCGAATTTATATCGGTTTAGCTTCCTGTTTGGATGAGAAGGAGGAACACTTTCTGATCTATGACTGGAGGGCGCCGATATCAAGTTTGTACTACAATTATTCCCCAGGAAAAGCGGAGTACGAGGTGCCCGGTGAAACGATAGAAGGGGAAATGGTGCTGAAACGCCAGTTTATGATCAAAAACGGCACTCTCAAGGCGATGTTTAATACCGATATGACGATTGGCGATGAAATGCTGCAAGAGGTATTAAGCCATCACTCTGATACCCAAATGAAAAACATCGTGTCTACGATTCAGAAAGAACAAAATCAGATTATCCGTAATGAAAAAAGCAAGATCCTGATCGTGCAGGGAGCGGCTGGCAGCGGGAAAACATCGGCTGCGCTTCAGCGTGTCGCTTATTTGTTATACAGGCACCGCGGTGTCATTGATGCCGGACAAATCGTTTTGTTTTCACCCAACTTCTTATTTAACAGCTATGTCTCCTCTGTTTTGCCGGAGTTAGGAGAAGAGAATATGGAGCAGGCGACGTTTCAGGAATATATCGAGCATCGTCTTGGCCGCAAGTTCAAATGTGAAAGCCCCTTTGATCAGCTCGAATATTGCCTGACCGAAACAAAGGGAGGCGATTTTCCAACAAGGCTTGCAGGAATCACATGGAAGGCGGGTTTATCCTTTCAGCAATTCATTAATGAATACGTCACACGGCTTTCCTCTGAAGGGATGATTTTTAAAAATATTATATTCCGCGGACAAAAGCTGATCACAAAGGAGCAAATTCAATCCTATTTTTACTCATTGGATCAAAATCACTCCATTCCGAATCGGATGGAGCAAACCGCGAAGTGGCTGCTGAGTGAGCTTAACAAGCTTGAGAAAAAGGAACGGCGAAAGGATTGGGTTGTTCATGAAGCTGAGCTGCTTGACAAAGAGGACTACTTGGACGTGTACAAAAAACTGCAGGAAAGGAAACGGTTCAGCGAGAGTACGTTTAACGATTATCAAAGAGAGCAGCAGCTGCTTGCCGCCATCATTGTGAAAAAAGCTTTCAAACCGCTCAAACAGGCAGTCAGGCTCCTTGCATTTCTTGATGTTACACAACTTTATTTGCAATTGTTTTCTGGCTGGGGAGGAAAATTTCAACATGAGAAGATGGATGCGATAGGTGAGCTGACCCGTTCGGCATTTACGGATAATAAATTGCTCTATGAGGACGCGGCACCGTTTCTTTATATGCAGGATCTGATTGAGGGCAGAAAGAAAAATACGAAAATCAAACATCTATTTATTGACGAAGCCCAGGACTATTCACCGTTTCAGATGGCTTACATGAGAAGCATTTTTCCGGCTGCCAGCATGACAGTGCTCGGTGATATCAATCAGTCCATCTACGCGCATACCATAAACGGGGATCAGCGTATGGATGCGTGCTTTGAGGATGAGCCTGCTGAGTATGTTCGTTTAAAGAGAACATACAGATCAACAAGGCAGATTGTCGAGTTTACCAAAGCGATGCTTCAAGATGGAGCGGATATTGAGCCGTTTAATAGAAGCGGGGAAATGCCGCTCGTTGTCAAAACTGAAGGACATGAGAGCCTTTGCCAAAAGCTCGCGCAAGAAATTGGCCGGCTCAAGAAAAAAGGGCACGAAACAATAGCCGTCATCTGCAAGACTGCGCATCAATGCATACAGGCGCACGCCCACATGAGTGAATATACAGATGTTCGCCTGATTCATAAAGAAAATCAACCATTTCAAAAGGGTGTTTGCGTGATTCCGGTGTATTTAGCGAAGGGAATTGAATTTGACGCAGTGCTTGTCTATGATGCATCTGAAGAACACTATCATACAGAGCACGACCGCAGGCTTTTATATACTGCGTGCACCCGTGCGATGCACATGCTGGCGGTATTTTATACAGGTGAAGCCAGTCCGTTTGTAACCGCTGTGCCGCCTCACTTATATCAGATTGCTGAATGA
- the cysI gene encoding assimilatory sulfite reductase (hemoprotein beta-subunit) (Evidence 1a: Function from experimental evidences in the studied strain; PubMedId: 11445163, 12169591, 16267287; Product type e: enzyme) yields the protein MVTKILKAPDGSPSDVERIKKESDYLRGTLKEVMLDRISAGIPDDDNRLMKHHGSYLQDDRDLRNERQKQKLEPAYQFMLRVRMPGGVSTPEQWLVMDDLSQKYGNGTLKLTTRETFQMHGILKWNMKKTIQTIHSALLDTIAACGDVNRNVMCASNPYQSEIHSEVYEWSKKLSDDLLPRTRAYHEIWLDEERVAGTPEEEVEPMYGPLYLPRKFKIGIAVPPSNDIDVFSQDLGFIAIVEDGKLIGFNVAIGGGMGMTHGDTATYPQLAKVIGFCRPEQMYDVAEKTITIQRDYGNRSVRKNARFKYTVDRLGLENVKEELENRLGWSLEEAKPYHFDHNGDRYGWVEGIEDKWHFTLFVEGGRITDYDDYKLMTGLREIAKVHTGEFRLTANQNLMIANVSSDKKEEISALIEQYGLTDGKHYSALRRSSMACVALPTCGLAMAEAERYLPTLLDKIEEIIDENGLRDQEITIRMTGCPNGCARHALGEIGFIGKAPGKYNMYLGAAFDGSRLSKMYRENIGEADILSELRILLSRYAKEREEGEHFGDFVIRAGIIKATTDGTNFHD from the coding sequence ATGGTGACCAAAATTCTAAAAGCACCGGACGGCTCTCCAAGTGATGTTGAACGCATTAAAAAAGAAAGTGATTATTTGCGCGGCACGCTGAAAGAAGTGATGCTCGATCGAATCAGTGCGGGAATTCCGGATGATGATAACCGCCTGATGAAACACCACGGCAGTTATTTGCAGGATGACCGCGACCTCCGAAATGAACGCCAAAAGCAGAAGCTTGAGCCCGCATATCAGTTCATGCTGCGCGTGCGTATGCCAGGGGGCGTCTCGACGCCTGAACAATGGCTTGTCATGGATGACCTGTCCCAGAAATACGGGAACGGCACATTAAAATTGACGACACGTGAAACATTCCAAATGCACGGAATTCTGAAATGGAACATGAAGAAAACCATTCAGACGATCCACTCAGCACTTTTGGATACGATCGCAGCCTGCGGAGACGTAAACCGTAACGTCATGTGTGCATCAAACCCTTATCAATCTGAAATCCACTCAGAGGTATACGAGTGGTCTAAAAAATTAAGTGATGATCTGCTGCCGCGGACGAGAGCATATCATGAAATTTGGCTTGATGAGGAAAGAGTTGCCGGCACGCCGGAGGAAGAAGTCGAGCCAATGTACGGACCGCTCTATCTGCCGCGGAAGTTTAAAATCGGTATTGCCGTTCCGCCGTCTAATGATATTGACGTCTTTTCACAAGATCTCGGATTCATTGCGATTGTCGAGGATGGCAAGCTGATCGGTTTTAACGTGGCAATCGGCGGCGGTATGGGAATGACGCATGGCGATACTGCGACATATCCGCAATTAGCCAAGGTGATCGGTTTCTGCCGGCCTGAGCAAATGTATGACGTTGCTGAAAAAACGATTACGATTCAGCGTGATTACGGCAACCGTTCTGTCCGTAAAAATGCGCGGTTCAAATACACAGTTGACCGCCTCGGTTTAGAAAACGTAAAAGAAGAATTGGAAAACCGTCTCGGCTGGAGCCTGGAAGAAGCGAAGCCGTATCATTTCGATCATAACGGCGACCGCTATGGCTGGGTGGAAGGCATCGAGGATAAATGGCATTTCACGCTGTTTGTCGAAGGCGGCCGTATAACGGATTACGATGATTATAAGCTGATGACTGGCTTGCGGGAAATCGCCAAAGTTCATACAGGTGAGTTCCGGCTGACAGCCAATCAGAACTTAATGATTGCGAACGTTTCAAGCGATAAAAAAGAAGAAATCAGTGCTTTAATTGAACAGTACGGACTAACTGACGGCAAGCACTATTCAGCGCTTCGCCGCAGCTCGATGGCGTGCGTCGCTCTTCCGACCTGCGGATTGGCAATGGCTGAAGCAGAACGTTATTTGCCGACCCTGTTAGATAAGATTGAAGAGATTATTGACGAAAACGGCCTTCGTGATCAGGAAATCACCATTCGCATGACAGGATGCCCGAACGGCTGTGCACGTCATGCACTCGGTGAGATCGGATTTATCGGAAAGGCGCCGGGCAAATATAATATGTATCTTGGCGCTGCGTTTGACGGAAGCCGTTTAAGCAAAATGTACCGTGAAAACATCGGTGAAGCAGACATTTTAAGCGAGCTGCGCATCCTTCTTTCCCGCTATGCGAAAGAACGCGAGGAAGGCGAGCATTTCGGTGACTTTGTCATTCGCGCGGGCATTATTAAAGCAACAACTGACGGTACGAATTTTCATGATTGA